DNA sequence from the Lycium barbarum isolate Lr01 chromosome 5, ASM1917538v2, whole genome shotgun sequence genome:
ttctcttgttacTATTTTTTTGTTGAGTGTGTTGATCCAGGTGAAATGATGGAAACCGATGATGGCATGGTGGAGGAAACTTGGTATGCAGCCACTATCCAACCACCGCCGGTTCAAGGGAATGCGATTTTCCATGTCAATAACACTATGTTGCACCTGCTCAACAAAAAGAGCTTATTCGGAGGTCTACCCACTGATGACCCGAATGGGACCTTAAGAACTGTCTTGGGGTGTGTACCACCAACGTGTATCCGAACGTCTCAAGCGAGACAGATAATTTGAGGCTTTTACTGTTCTCTCTCACGGGGGAAGCCACCGTATGGTTGGATGATCTTCCGGCCAGGTCTATCACTACTTGGGCGAAATTGACTCAAGCTTttctcaagaagttcttccctccatcCCGGATGTTACAACTCTGTGatgaaatcaacaactttcgtaaACTTCCGAATGAAGCTCTACATGAGGCTTGGACTCGATTTAAAAAGAAATTCAATAGTTTTCCAAAGCATGGGTTGCCCTATAGCGTTCTTCTTCAAACATTTTATCAGTCACTCGATTCAGTCAACAAATCGGTGGCCAATAATATTGCGGGTGAGTCCGTGATGGAAAATTCTTATGATGTCATGAGTGTTCTCCAAGACAAATTAACTAAGACCAACGAATCTTGGCATATTAGAGAGGCCTTGAGAAACAAtcaagaaggaggaagagagagatgaaaTAATGGAAAAGTTGGTCACTCAAATGGAGCTTCTCACGAAGCATGTGTTGGGTGGAGGCACGAAGCGGGTTAATGGAGTAGGACCTTATGGAGGGGGCCCTCAAGATAAACAATGcttccaaatgtatgatgaggaAGCCAATTTTGTAAACAATCAAGCAGGGAGTTTCCGGCCTAACTACCACGGTTCCAATCAAGGACCTTGGCGGAAAGGTCAAgcgaatcaaggttggaacaaagagCAAGGAAATTCACAATGGCGGGACAACAATCATGGGGTTATAATAACAATTACAACAACCACCGGAGCTCTAATCCGTATGTTCCACCCAAGGGGAATCAACTTATTTCAAGCCAACCATCCACTAGCGACCCCGCTAGTTCTAAAATAGAGGACATGTTATCTAGAGTGTTGAAAAAGGTTAAGTCGGCTGATTCCTTTTACAAGAAAACAAGAGATGAAATGAAAAGCATGGGGCAAGTTGTAAGTTCTCACTCAACTTCCATCAAGCAATTAGAATCACAACTTAGCCAAGTCTCGACTACCCTCAATCAAAGGCAAAAGGGCACACTCCCTAGTGATACGGTTGCAAACCCAAAGAATGATGGTGACCATATATCCCATgcaatcactactaggagtggcaagGCAATTAAGGAAAAGAAGTTGGTGCAAGATAATTTGGTTGTTGATGATGAGGAAATGGTTGAAGAGCCTATGGTTATTGAAGAAGATATCACTCCAAAGAAGAAGCGGGCTAGTATTGAAAAGCCCATTGTTATTGAAGAAGTGCCGGAAAAGGATGAAGCTTTAAAAAGCAAAGAAGTGATAGAGAAGGTACCAAGGGCTTTAACGCCCATTCCAAAGCCTCCTCCTCCATTTTCTCAAAGGCTagaatgttgacacctaattttgtcccacctttcctccgaaatacttatttacgcttctaatgttttcagcaacttaagaaataattatttatatttttttactataattattaacttTTATTAATATCGGCGTTTCATTATCCGGTTGCAGTCACTACTATTATTATCTTTTATTGTATTACCGTAACtattaccactattattattattattattattattattattattattattattattattattattattattcttttgttaccagtattattataattcacatttttttttatcatttcagcagttttttaccatcctatgcacatgcatcgcatttatcttcgcataactAAATAATAAcatttatttactgttgactttcaaaatattaatgcacggctattacgatgtcgtataattttatttttatctgagcactaataattacgtATTTTTATACTagataatattttagcacacgttagtaTATAGTTATTTAAAACAGATCTTTTGGGCAAATTTAGAAGCTCAAAATAGCACAACAAAGGAATACATATTTTTAGCCCATCCGCCCCAATCAACTTATAATTATTTTCGGACCAGGCCATCAATGCCCAGCCCATGTTTTTGATTTATCAACCCAATCTTTTCGGACCAAACCACCGGCCCAAATCACCCAGCCCACTATCCGTTAAAGATCCGGTCCATTAACTCTCTAACCCGAACCGTTTGTTTTCAAAAGACAGAAACCACTAGGGTTCCTCTCTTCATCTCCGCCACactcctttctctctctctctccttcatCTCTTTTCTCCTTCCTCTCCATTTCCGGTTAAAATCCACCTTCTCTTTAGCCATGGACAGTTTGACCATCCCCATTCCGTGCAAAATTTGTTTGTTTCAAACCCTAGCAGACGCACCCCTTTTCTCTTTCCTTCGACGTTTTTAGCAAACTCACAGAGCCTTTCGTGGTAACAGGCCATGCGTGGCCATTTGAGGGAAGAAATTAATGCCTTCGTCCTTCCTCGTCAGTGTTTCAACCGTTGACAAGTTTTAAGTTTTTTGTTTGCTT
Encoded proteins:
- the LOC132639506 gene encoding uncharacterized protein LOC132639506, translating into MYDGVKTRINTVGGDLQHFLVVMGLHQGSTLTLFLFALVMDVLMRKIQGEMMETDDGMVEETWYAATIQPPPVQGNAIFHVNNTMLHLLNKKSLFGGLPTDDPNGTLRTVLGCVPPTCIRTSQARQII